From one Salmo salar chromosome ssa09, Ssal_v3.1, whole genome shotgun sequence genomic stretch:
- the LOC106611898 gene encoding rootletin isoform X3, whose amino-acid sequence MEGNMITTAGTGTGADSVTMVTGPTGTPDLQVLTHRVKLLEHSLRDNVSSFTESESALHNRIRELEVSEQSLLQKVEDLTANSVLHCPSMLQRQRLDERLHTLREEVRSMSQEKERGDRVWRERLRRCQAQLRAKEEEMGRQSQYFEHFKSQLHHKLDLARDREQGLQTRLHQLERQVLEMNVSAATYIVPVNTASTNSVTAANVNPIIVPTSGQQRTETERLPHPREEGEGEEEDGEEKTQRRHYGQQLQQKQGADDREIEGEREGEEEGESLGGEARLRSFILSLQEDLRGLLEREEQELAEQRGLMEQLQEAQENNHFLSCTLEEMRTVVHRLKLTESSLMEEVEELQEENQRLCQRLSHTLRQTNHSLGSTDPSPVSTPSLATSLTNAPGLSQPVPCSVDNTDPVKMIPGQSSLDTPPSAHHHGATERSQENSTLPLPQPDLLNLSGHRSQNPCLISLGTKSIEGLGELTLRDWCPGPGGVPSLNLEEGTSEETEALREAYRSMGGDMDSLRDHRDQLESTLRHTQDQLHRVTEENAQLKCKLRAQGETGACEVEQGSSLVGESMTNVQENKVPTPNLIPQGSRELTATPYQNDTILALAQDDLSLYALAQDDLALALNQENRALGRRIQELLAHIERQEGESERELVQLRLQVSLLERESTRLEQENQEQGGLITELTRKTEDDLNTIIELQERRVESSQLGLQQEDRLTTESTCRLRENRDELIGYLSDLKEEREQVSLSLSSQTEEKHQLTRSMWVLKEERDQIHKSLCSLKEEKEQLTRSLCGLKDERDKVMRSMCGLKEGRDQLVQSMSGLQEERHQPVQSMSGLQEERDQLVQSMSGLQEERHQPVQSMSGLQEERDQPVQSMSGLQEERDQLVQSMSGLQEERDQLVQSMSGLQEERDQLVQSMSGLQEERDQLVQSVTGLQEERDQLVQSMSGLQEERDQLVQSMSGLQEERDQPVQSMSGLQEERDQPVQSMSGLQEEKDQLVQSMSGLQEERDQLVQSMSGLQEERDQLVQSMSGLQEERDQLVQSVTGLQEERDQLVQSMSGLQEERDQLVQSVTGLQEERDQLVQSMSGLQEERDQLVQSMSGLQEERDQLVQSMSRLQEERDKLLQSLFSQKDERDQLMQSMCGLKGQRDQLTQTLSRLEQERDKLSSLSLQTRKRYQVDQFVSDLKEEKEQLVQSMDVLREQREQLTEERDQLQMDVATLRNQLLLQGRSHNQQPSENHVGKATRTEVVATERGGQMPKTHDDGDVTHRCLATVYSYKTIRLAQSAQDHLGEKEGTDVEQSGLMREIESLGLELRSSREVLKKTQSEAQRWYRELGVSEVRREEAEKRAGKAANEVKRAVQAANEVKRVVQAANEVGMREETKEVEEMKRENHTLRAELGEVKSRLVGLEREKTDAHSLRIKIEEKFSLLQAELKAKSVALKELSSEYTSLKREQGSREDWSNTLTLLRVRYDDIRAKYNVLLRKSQTDQDIAPLKAKLSCLVGKCQQRNSLLVQLMRALRRYGCLDYNLTQEAEDLLNDTALQDYASTFTPPSTAALQENTPLLPPAASERPERSQTSAAASTAQELSKAVSEGSRREHFRVCVATADYCPSPNMPHTLLPMLPLSAGESVQVTGLPDRRGMYHAEVKGKSGLVPARFLEENGRPLILTSPSPERCASLTRKLTSPGKIINLHQQLQNTLSNSYQVFPSKTSPQVYSSPPSGQGYSPGYPNHNPSAPNRPKHTLVATTPIITTTSLLSTTAPTKTTSDGATSPKQTPNRAHPTTNPPVHTTTTTTALSSGKEPLSKTVSIAATSNVTTPVNTPPTAVAQTAKAQTTTALWNTAPTKSAPSTITAGTTAPTKMAPITTALSLAELSRLPDEDHCIKKPLAILQPEQAKPTKPRAIPEPPAEVGSVEVLRTVGQSSLMIGWERPPLDELGCSNGTFVYGYMICVEGEFHKSVMSSACTKCILENLDLSGPVHISVQTLGSNGLYAEKVLLIYRGKHTQFRTDHTRVNTASAAPCTDPAYLDCRTPPTHRHSGSTQPFVAIYNYNPLKDSPNLHPSRELALREGDTVILLGNPRNDGFCQAEVNGRRGLAPVALLEEVPVPDRHVSPAPPQSSPERGPDDRPLRLPIRERTRWAAVTVNQ is encoded by the exons ATGGAGGGGAACATGATTACAACAGCGGGGACCGGAACCGGAGCTGACTCTGTAACCATGGTAACAGGTCCCACTGGCACCCCGGATCTCCAGGTTCTGACCCACAGAGTGAAGCTTCTAGAGCACAGCCTGAGAGACAACGTCAGCTCCTTCACTGAGTCTGAGAGCGCTCTGCACAACAG GATTAGAGAGTTGGAGGTGTCAGAACAGAGCCTGCTACAGAAGGTGGAGGACCTTACTGCCAACTCAGTCCTCCACTGCCCCAGCATGCTGCAGCGCCAGAGGCTGGACGAGCGGCTCCACACGCTGAGGGAGGAGGTACGCTCCATG TCCCAGGAGAAGGAGCGTGGGGATCGTGTGTGGAGGGAGAGGCTGCGGCGCTGCCAGGCCCAGCTCAGGGCTAAAGAAGAGGAGATGGGCCGCCAGTCTCAGTACTTTGAGCACTTTAAGAGCCAGCTGCACCACAAGCTAGACCTGGCCAGAGACAGGGAGCAGGGCCTGCAGACCAGACTCCACCAGCTGGAGCGACAGGTGCTGGAGATGAACGTATCTGCTGCCACCTACATAGTCCCTGTCAACACAGCTAGCACCAACTCCGTTACTGCAGCCAATGTCAATCCCATCATAGTACCAACCTCAGGccaacagagaacagagacagagagactgcccCACCcaagggaggaaggagaaggagaggaggaggacggtGAGGAGAAGACACAGCGGAGACACTACGGACAACAGCTCCAGCAGAAGCAGGGAGCGGATgatagagaaatagagggagaaagagagggggaggaagagggtgagagtCTGGGGGGTGAGGCTAGACTGAGAAGCTTCATCCTCAGCCTCCAGGAGGACCTCCGGGGTCTGCTGGAGAGGGAGGAGCAGGAGCTGGCGGAGCAGAGGGGGCTGATGGAACAGCTGCAGGAAGCGCAGGAGAACAACCACTTCTTGTCCTGTACGTTGGAGGAGATGAGGACGGTGGTCCACAGACTGAAGCTGACAGAGAGCTCCCtgatggaggaggtggaggagctgcAAGAGGAGAACCAGAGACTGTGTCAGAGGCTCAGCCACACCCTGAGACAGACCAACCACAGCCTGGGTTCTACTGACCCCAGCCCTGTCTCTACCCCCAGCCTGGCTACCTCCCTGACAAACGCCCCTGGCCTGAGTCAACCAGTTCCCTGCTCTGTGGACAACACTGACCCG GTGAAGATGATCCCAGGCCAGTCTTCACTAGACACACCTCCCTCTGCTCATCACCATGGAGCAACAGAGAGGTCACAGGAAAACTCCACTCTGCCTCTGCCCCAGCCGGACCTCCTGAACCTCTCAGGCCACCGTAGCCAGAACCCCTGCCTCATATCCCTGGGTACTAAGAGCATTGAGGGTCTGGGGGAGTTGACCCTGAGGGACTGGTGTCCTGGTCCTGGGGGCGTCCCCTCTCTAAACCTGGAGGAGGGGACAAGCGAGGAGACTGAGGCCCTGAGAGAGGCTTACAGGAGCATGGGGGGCGACATGGACTCACTCCGGGACCACAGGGACCAGCTGGAGAGCACGCtacgacacacacaggaccagctgCACAGGGTGACCGAGGAGAACGCCCAACTGAAATGTAAACTCAGGGcgcagggagaaacaggggcctGCGAGGTGGAGCAGGGGTCCTCGCTTGTAGGCGAGAGCATGACAAATGTCCAGGAAAACAAGGTGCCAACTCCAAACCTAATACCCCAGGGGAGCAGAGAGCTCACTGCAACTCCATATCAGAATGATACTATCCTAGCCTTAGCCCAGGATGACCTGTCCCTGTATGCCTTAGCCCAGGATGACCTAGCCCTAGCCTTGAACCAGGAGAACCGGGCCCTGGGCAGGCGTATCCAGGAGCTCCTAGCCCACATAGAGCGCcaggagggggagagtgagagggagctaGTCCAGCTCAGGCTACAGGTGTCCCTGCTAGAGAGGGAGAGCACCAGGCTGGAGCAGGAGAACCAGGAGCAGGGAGGTCTCATCACTGAGCTGACCAGGAAGACTGAGGATGACCTCAACACTATCATAGAGCTGCAGGAAAGACGGGTCGAGAGCAGTCAGCTAGGCCTACAGCAGGAGGACCGTTTGACCACGGAGTCAACGTGCAGGCTTAGAGAGAACAGGGACGAGCTGATTGGCTATCTCAGTGATCTCAAAGAGGAAAGAGAACAGGTGTCCCTCTCACTTAGCAGTCAAACAGAGGAGAAACACCAGCTAACGCGCTCCATGTGGGTTCTGAAAGAAGAACGCGACCAGATCCATAAGTCACTCTGCAGTTTAAAAGAAGAGAAAGAACAGCTGACAAGGTCCCTCTGTGGTCTGAAAGATGAGAGAGACAAGGTGATGCGGTCAATGTGTGGTTTAAAAGAGGGGAGAGATCAGCTAGTTCAGTCAATGTCTGGACTCCAGGAGGAGAGACACCAGCCAGTTCAGTCAATGTCTGGACTccaggaggagagagaccagctagtTCAGTCAATGTCTGGACTCCAGGAGGAGAGACACCAGCCAGTTCAGTCAATGTCTGGACTccaggaggagagagaccagcCAGTTCAGTCAATGTCTGGACTccaggaggagagagaccagctagtTCAGTCAATGTCTGGACTccaggaggagagagaccagctagtTCAGTCAATGTCTGGACTccaggaggagagagaccagctagtTCAGTCAATGTCTGGACTccaggaggagagagaccagctagttcagtcagtgactggactccaggaggagagagaccagctagtTCAGTCAATGTCTGGACTccaggaggagagagaccagctagtTCAGTCAATGTCTGGACTccaggaggagagagaccagcCAGTTCAGTCAATGTCTGGACTccaggaggagagagaccagcCAGTTCAGTCAATGTCTGGACTCCAGGAGGAGAAGGACCAGCTAGTTCAGTCAATGTCTGGACTccaggaggagagagaccagctagtTCAGTCAATGTCTGGACTccaggaggagagagaccagctagtTCAGTCAATGTCTGGACTccaggaggagagagaccagctagttcagtcagtgactggactccaggaggagagagaccagctagtTCAGTCAATGTCTGGACTccaggaggagagagaccagctagttcagtcagtgactggactccaggaggagagagaccagctagtTCAGTCAATGTCTGGACTccaggaggagagagaccagctagtTCAGTCAATGTCTGGACTccaggaggagagagaccagctagtTCAGTCAATGTCTAGActccaggaggagagagacaagctCTTGCAGTCTCTCTTCAGCCAAAAAGATGAGAGAGACCAGTTGATGCAGTCAATGTGTGGTTTAAAGGGACAGAGGGACCAGCTAACACAGACACTCAGCCGTCTAGAGCAGGAGAGAGACAAGCTGTCATCTCTCAGTCTTCAAACACGAAAGAGGTACCAGGTGGACCAGTTTGTCTCTGATCTAAAAGAAGAGAAGGAGCAGCTAGTTCAGTCAATGGATGTtctgagagaacagagagaacagctcacagaggagagagaccagttgCAGATGGACGTCGCTACTCTACGGAATCAGCTGCTGTTACAGGGGCGGAGCCACAACCAGCAGCCCTCAGAGAACCATGTTGGCAAGGCAACACGCACAGAGGTTGTGGctacagagagagggggtcagATGCCAAAAACGCATGATGATGGTGATGTCACTCATAGATGCCTGGCCACGGTCTACTCCTACAAGACCATCCGTCTGGCGCAGTCTGCACAG GACCAtttgggagagaaagagggaacagATGTGGAGCAGAGTGGACTGATGAGGGAGATCGAGTCGCTGGGGTTAGAACTCAGAAGCTCACGAGAGGTACTGAAGAAGACCCAATCAGAG GCTCAAAGGTGGTACCGTGAGCTGGGTGTGTCTGAGGTCAGACGAGAGGAGGCTGAGAAGAGGGCGGGAAAG GCAGCCAATGAGGTGAAGAGGGCGGTACAGGCAGCAAATGAGGTGAAGAGGGTGGTACAGGCAGCCAATGAGGTGGGGATGAGAGAGGAAACCAAAGAGGTGGAGGAGATGAAGAGGGAAAACCACACACTGAGAGCAGAG TTGGGAGAGGTGAAGAGCAGACTagtgggtctggagagagagaagaccgaTGCTCACTCACTAAGGATCAAGATCGAAGAGAAGTTCAGCTTGCTTCAGGCTGAACTCAAAGCCAAG AGTGTTGCTCTGAAGGAGCTGAGTTCAGAGTACACATCTCTGAAGAGAGAGCAGGGCAGCAGAGAGGACTGGAGCAACACACTCACCTTACTGAGGGTGCGCTATGATGACATCAGAGCTAAG TACAACGTTCTCCTGAGAAAGAGTCAGACGGACCAGGACATAGCTCCTCTAAAG GCCAAGCTGTCATGTCTGGTGGGGAAGTGCCAGCAGAGGAACAGTCTACTGGTGCAGTTGATGCGAGCCCTGCGTCGGTATGGCTGCCTGGACTACAATCTGACCCAGGAGGCTGAGGACCTGCTTAACGACACAGCGCTGCAGGACTACGCCAGCACCTTCACACCCCCATCCACTGCAGCTCTGCAGGAGAACACCCCCCTTCTCCCACCTGCAGCCTCAGAACGACCGGAGCGCTCACAGACCTCTGCTGCAGCCTCCACAGCACAG GAGCTGAGTAAAGCTGTGTCTGAAGGCAGTAGGAGGGAACACTTCAGAGTGTGTGTGGCCACAGCAGACTACTGCCCCTCTCCGAACATGCCTCACACTCTACTGCCAATG CTTCCCCTTTCTGCGGGTGAATCAGTCCAAGTCACTGGACTCCCAGACAGACGTGGGATGTACCATGCCGAGGTGAAAGGGAAGTCTGGCCTGGTCCCTGCCCGTTTCTTAGAGGAGAATGGGAGACCACTCATCCTGACTTCCCCCTCGCCAGAGAGATGTGCCAGTCTGACTAGGAAGCTGACCAGTCCAGGGAAGATCATCAACCTTCACCAGCAGTTGCAGAACACTCTCTCCAACAGCTACCAG GTTTTCCCTTCCAAGACCAGCCCCCAGGTTTACTCCAGTCCCCCTTCAGGACAGGGGTACTCCCCAGGATACCCCAACCACAACCCTTCTGCCCCCAACCGACCCAAGCATACCCTTGTAGCAACTACccctattattactactactagtctCCTATCTACCACTGCCCCCACTAAAACTACCAGTGATGGTGCTACCTCTCCTAAGCAGACCCCAAACAGAGCACATCCAACTACCAACCCTCCtgtccacaccaccaccaccactactgctcTTAGCAGTGGTAAAGAACCCCTCTCTAAAACTGTCTCTATTGCTGCTACCTCCAATGTTACAACCCCTGTTAATACCCCTCCTACCGCTGTGGCCCAGACTGCTAAAGCACAAACTACCACTGCCTTGTGGAACACTGCCCCCACCAAATCTGCCCCTTCAACTATTACCGCTGGAACTACAGCCCCCACCAAAATGGCCCCCATCACTACTGCTCTTTCCCTTGCTGAGTTGTCACGACTGCCTGATGAGGACCATTGCATCAAGAAGCCCCTCGCAATCCTCCAACCTGAACAAGCTAAGCCAACCAAACCCAGAGCTATACCAG AACCTCCAGCTGAGGTGGGCTCTGTTGAGGTCCTCAGGACTGTGGGACAGAGCAGCCTCATGATTGGTTGGGAGAGACCGCCACTGGATGAGCTGGGCTGCAGCAACGGAACCTTTGTGTATGGATACATG atctGTGTAGAAGGGGAGTTCCACAAGTCTGTCATGAGCTCTGCATGCACGAAG TGTATTCTGGAGAATCTGGATCTGTCCGGTCCGGTCCACATCAGTGTTCAGACCCTGGGCTCCAACGGTCTCTATGCAGAGAAGGTCCTCCTCATCTACAGGGGAAAACACACCCAGTTTAGGACAGACCACACCCGTGTCAACACAGCTTCTGCTGCTCCCTGCACAGACCCTGCCTACCTAGACTGCAGGACTCCGCCCACACACCGACACAGTGGCTCCACCCAACCA TTTGTGGCCATCTACAACTACAACCCTCTGAAGGACAGTCCTAACCTCCACCCCAGCAGAGAGCTGgccctgagagagggagacaccgTCATACTGCTAGGCAACCCACGCAACGACGGCTTCTGTCAGGCCGAG